A genomic window from Silene latifolia isolate original U9 population chromosome 11, ASM4854445v1, whole genome shotgun sequence includes:
- the LOC141615293 gene encoding uncharacterized protein LOC141615293: MANRKVKSNKKSKNNKRTVHEPFFCRLCKRSKTYLFRPAVARHAMRRHLSLRYKSCTTKWCVYPIFLASEAHRCERNSSIRNAGVAGLSQSKTDAGPSLSKTHRKADSLSENDGSNDAEDYDVDTEDDLDCDDDYYADPSDSESYDFDSD; this comes from the exons ATGGCGAACCGAAAAGTCAAGTCGAACAAAAaaagcaagaataataaaaggaCAGTCCACGAGCCATTTTTCTGCCGTCTATGCAAGAGATCCAAGACCTATCTTTTCCGTCCAGCAGTTGCACGTCATGCTATG AGGCGACATTTGTCGTTGAGGTACAAGTCTTGTACTACAAAATGGTGTGTATACCCCATCTTCCTGGCTTCAGAAGCTCATCGCTGTGAGCGGAATTCGTCAATTCGAAATGCTGGTGTTGCTGGTCTATCCCAATCGAAGACTGATGCTGGTCCATCTCTTTCGAAGACTCACCGGAAAGCAGATTCATTATCTGAGAATGATGGGAGTAATGATGCTGAAGATTACGATGTTGATACTGAAGATGATCTTGACTGTGATGATGATTACTATGCTGATCCATCCGACTCGGAGAGTTATGACTTTGATTCCGACTGA